One window of the Equus caballus isolate H_3958 breed thoroughbred chromosome 2, TB-T2T, whole genome shotgun sequence genome contains the following:
- the CCDC24 gene encoding coiled-coil domain-containing protein 24 isoform X1 yields MPRDSPSLWELVEEHIPLLERPEVKRILGETTVDLSLELRTEVVMLRSLLREARSSQAPGSCPTSDPSSLLAPPRLLRDLVRQELRQLLQALRQKAIFEGRDQTQAWVQYSPRVLRFALEEPRCDLLEQGIFQMTAGELSSSPQDLSIIKDRLNVSSIDQVAGHLRSLLEEECRALEREIPILQRCLEEEYTGGPQPSEATLEPTLAELKEQKAAMQQELQAPLRPSCVSPSHRLQPLGSSGRDLRPLPCLRGAAGVWGRPPQRCLPAPPLEHCPRPRGLAVACRWGRKLQCIPREKPASTPASSAAPQAPT; encoded by the exons ATGCCTCGGGACTCCCCGTCGCTGTGGGAGCTGGTGGAGGAGCACATTCCGCTCCTGGAGAGGCCTGAAGTGAAGAGGATTCTGGGGGAGACCACGGTGGACCTGAGCCTGGAGCTGCGGAcagag GTGGTGATGCTACGGTCTCTGCTCCGAGAGGCTCGATCCTCCCAAGCCCCTGGCTCCTGCCCCACCTCTGACCCCTCCTCTCTTCTGGCGCCACCACGCCTCCTAAGAGACCTCGTGCGCCAGGAACTGCGGCAGCTGCTCCAAGCTCTCCGCCAGAAGGCCATCTTCGAGGGCAG GGACCAGACCCAGGCTTGGGTCCAGTATAGCCCCAGGGTCCTGCGCTTTGCCTTGGAGGAGCCCAGGTGTGATTTGCTGGAACAGGGGATATTCCAGATGACAGCTGGTGAACTCAG CAGCAGTCCCCAGGACCTCAGCATCATCAAGGACCGACTGAACGTGTCCAGCATTGACCAGGTTGCTGGACACCTGCG gagcctcctggaggaggagtgTCGCGCCTTGGAGAGGGAGATCCCCATCCTGCAG CGCTGCCTGGAAGAGGAGTATACAGGGGGCCCCCAGCCCTCCGAGGCAACCCTGGAGCCCACCCTGGCAG AGCTAAAGGAGCAGAAGGCAGCCATGCAACAGGAGCTACAGGCACCCCTGAGGCCTTCCTGCGTCTCTCCCAGCCACAG GCTGCAGCCCCTAGGGTCCTCCGGTCGGGACCTCAGACCCTTGCCTTGCCTCCGTGGGGCCGCTGGAGTTTGGGGCAGGCCTCCCCAGCGCTGCCTACCTGCTCCTCCTCTGGAGCACTGTCCCCGCCCGCGGGGCCTGGCCGTCGCCTGCCGCTGGGGACGGAAGCTTCAGTGCATCCCCAGGGAAAAGCCAGCTTCCACTCCAGCGTCCAGTGCAGCGCCCCAGGCCCCAACCTGA
- the CCDC24 gene encoding coiled-coil domain-containing protein 24 isoform X2 produces the protein MPRDSPSLWELVEEHIPLLERPEVKRILGETTVDLSLELRTEVVMLRSLLREARSSQAPGSCPTSDPSSLLAPPRLLRDLVRQELRQLLQALRQKAIFEGRDQTQAWVQYSPRVLRFALEEPRCDLLEQGIFQMTAGELSSPQDLSIIKDRLNVSSIDQVAGHLRSLLEEECRALEREIPILQRCLEEEYTGGPQPSEATLEPTLAELKEQKAAMQQELQAPLRPSCVSPSHRLQPLGSSGRDLRPLPCLRGAAGVWGRPPQRCLPAPPLEHCPRPRGLAVACRWGRKLQCIPREKPASTPASSAAPQAPT, from the exons ATGCCTCGGGACTCCCCGTCGCTGTGGGAGCTGGTGGAGGAGCACATTCCGCTCCTGGAGAGGCCTGAAGTGAAGAGGATTCTGGGGGAGACCACGGTGGACCTGAGCCTGGAGCTGCGGAcagag GTGGTGATGCTACGGTCTCTGCTCCGAGAGGCTCGATCCTCCCAAGCCCCTGGCTCCTGCCCCACCTCTGACCCCTCCTCTCTTCTGGCGCCACCACGCCTCCTAAGAGACCTCGTGCGCCAGGAACTGCGGCAGCTGCTCCAAGCTCTCCGCCAGAAGGCCATCTTCGAGGGCAG GGACCAGACCCAGGCTTGGGTCCAGTATAGCCCCAGGGTCCTGCGCTTTGCCTTGGAGGAGCCCAGGTGTGATTTGCTGGAACAGGGGATATTCCAGATGACAGCTGGTGAACTCAG CAGTCCCCAGGACCTCAGCATCATCAAGGACCGACTGAACGTGTCCAGCATTGACCAGGTTGCTGGACACCTGCG gagcctcctggaggaggagtgTCGCGCCTTGGAGAGGGAGATCCCCATCCTGCAG CGCTGCCTGGAAGAGGAGTATACAGGGGGCCCCCAGCCCTCCGAGGCAACCCTGGAGCCCACCCTGGCAG AGCTAAAGGAGCAGAAGGCAGCCATGCAACAGGAGCTACAGGCACCCCTGAGGCCTTCCTGCGTCTCTCCCAGCCACAG GCTGCAGCCCCTAGGGTCCTCCGGTCGGGACCTCAGACCCTTGCCTTGCCTCCGTGGGGCCGCTGGAGTTTGGGGCAGGCCTCCCCAGCGCTGCCTACCTGCTCCTCCTCTGGAGCACTGTCCCCGCCCGCGGGGCCTGGCCGTCGCCTGCCGCTGGGGACGGAAGCTTCAGTGCATCCCCAGGGAAAAGCCAGCTTCCACTCCAGCGTCCAGTGCAGCGCCCCAGGCCCCAACCTGA